From the genome of Pseudomonadota bacterium:
GCCAGCATCTGGCCCGTTCGCGGATTCGACTCGATCAGCTTCCGCACCTCGCGCTCAAGGCGCTTGATCTGATGCTTGAGCTGACCAATACTCGCTGAGAGCGCATCGTCGGCCAGCGGCGTCTGCACCACCTTGCGCGCCAGCGCCTTCTGCATGTTGAGCAGTGCCGTTTTCTGCTCGACGAACTGCTCGCGCGTGTTTAGGAGCACCCGCACCTGCTCAACGATGGCTGGGCAGGGCTGCCAGAGCGTGAGCGTGTCGGCGTAGCGGGCGCCGTACTCGGCGATCTTTTGGCTGTCGAGCGCGTCGGTTTTGGGTGCGCTCGTGCCGAAGGCCTTCCAGACCTTGAAGGGCTCAACCATCGCCATCGGGTGTCCGTGCGCGTGCAGCTCGTAGGCGAGCGCCTCGCTGTAGACGCCCGTGTTCTCGACAACGACAAGCGTGGAGTGGGTCTCGGCGGTGGTCTGCTCGATCCAGTGGCGGAAGCGCGCTCGTCCGTCGGTGGTATTGTCGAAGGTGTGAGCCGTGGGGTGGTTGTAGAGCGATGCGGTGAAGGAGTCGGCGGCGGGATCGACGCCGATGAAGTGATCGAAGGGGGTGTTCATATCGGTTGCGGGTTGAGTCGAGGGGGTCTGTGCGCGTAGCAGATGGACGTAACGGGCTCTGTTATCGAGCGGCGTTGGCGCTCGTGAGGCTATGTCGTTTTGGGTCCATCATCGATCAGGTGCCTTGGTTCGG
Proteins encoded in this window:
- a CDS encoding IS110 family transposase, yielding MNTPFDHFIGVDPAADSFTASLYNHPTAHTFDNTTDGRARFRHWIEQTTAETHSTLVVVENTGVYSEALAYELHAHGHPMAMVEPFKVWKAFGTSAPKTDALDSQKIAEYGARYADTLTLWQPCPAIVEQVRVLLNTREQFVEQKTALLNMQKALARKVVQTPLADDALSASIGQLKHQIKRLEREVRKLIESNPRTGQMLALLVTAPGVRLLLAAQLYVLTKGYTEVPGYRRLANYLGIAPHRYESGTSVRRGSRSRGGGPPAVRKLLHLAARSVCVHNASYRAYAESKQRSGKPSGLIYNNVANKLLRVLCSMLLHERAYDASYRSVQPRLLKASEA